From Hirundo rustica isolate bHirRus1 chromosome 1, bHirRus1.pri.v3, whole genome shotgun sequence, a single genomic window includes:
- the POMGNT2 gene encoding protein O-linked-mannose beta-1,4-N-acetylglucosaminyltransferase 2, which yields MNIAAVFNALLVSILAAVLWKYIKLRDHAAMVEEELVLMRQAQELSEAQIDYHAALQALVENGTRMVCTGRMHTDRICRFESLCYSTEAEEFIYFHSNSSVMLPNLGSRRFQPALLDLSSVEDHNTQYFNFVELPAAALKFMPKPVFVPDVALIANRFNPDNLMHVFHDDLLPIYYTMQQFSDLDLEARLFFMEGWNEGVHFDLYKLLSNKQPLLREELKTLGRLLCFTKSYVGLSKITTWYQYGFVQPQGPKANILVSGNEIRQFTKFMMQKLNISMEESSSEEYIVVFSRTINRLILNEAELILALAQEFQMKTISVSLEEHSFSDIVRLISNASMLVSMHGAQLVMSLFLPRGATVVELFPYAINPEHYTPYKTLATLPGMDLQYIAWQNTDREDTVTYPDRPWDQGGIAHLDKAEQERIMKSTEVPRHLCCRNPEWLFRAYQDTKVNIPSLIHVIRQTVKFKPGPKKHKWSGSLYPGKVRDAKCQASVQGTSEAKLAVSWQIPWNLRYLKVREVKYEVWIQEQGENTYMPYILSHQNHTFSENIKPFTIYLVWIRCIFNKNLLGPFADVLLCST from the coding sequence ATGAACATAGCAGCTGTGTTCAATGCCCTGCTCGTGTCCATCCTCGCTGCCGTGCTGTGGAAATACATCAAACTGCGCGACCATGCCGCCATGGTGGAGGAGGAGTTGGTCCTCATGCGCCAGGCTCAGGAACTTTCTGAGGCTCAGATTGACTAccatgcagctctgcaggcccTGGTGGAGAACGGTACCAGGATGGTGTGCACTGGCAGGATGCACACCGACCGCATCTGCCGCTTTGAGTCCCTCTGCTACTCTACCGAGGCTGAGGAGTTCATCTACTTTCACAGCAACTCCTCCGTCATGCTGCCCAACCTGGGCTCCCGGAGATTCCAGCCGGCTCTGCTCGACCTCTCCTCTGTGGAAGATCACAACACTCAGTACTTCAACTTTGtggagctgccagctgctgcgCTGAAATTTATGCCAAAGCCGGTCTTCGTGCCTGATGTGGCGCTGATTGCCAACAGGTTCAACCCAGACAACCTGATGCACGTCTTTCATGACGACCTCCTCCCCATCTATTACACCATGCAGCAGTTCTCCGACTTAGATCTGGAGGCACGACTCTTCTTCATGGAAGGGTGGAATGAAGGTGTTCACTTTGACCTGTACAAGTTACTGAGTAACAAGCAGCCGCTCCTCAGGGAGGAGCTTAAAACCCTGGGCAGGCTCCTCTGCTTTACCAAATCCTATGTGGGACTATCCAAAATCACCACCTGGTACCAGTACGGATTTGTCCAGCCACAAGGGCCAAAGGCTAACATCTTGGTTTCTGGTAATGAGATCAGGCAGTTCACCAAATTCATGATGCAGAAACTGAACATCAGCATGGAGGAAAGCTCCAGTGAGGAGTACATCGTTGTGTTCAGTCGGACAATCAACAGACTTATCCTAAATGAGGCAGAACTAATCCTGGCTCTTGCTCAGGAGTTTCAGATGAAAACCATCTCCGTTTCTCTGGAGGAGCATTCATTTTCCGACATCGTCCGGTTGATCAGCAATGCGTCCATGCTGGTCAGCATGCACGGGGCCCAATTAGTCATGTCGCTCTTCCTGCCAAGAGGGGCCACCGTGGTGGAGCTCTTCCCATACGCTATCAACCCCGAACACTACACCCCTTACAAAACCCTAGCAACCCTTCCTGGCATGGACCTGCAGTACATTGCCTGGCAGAACACCGACAGGGAAGACACGGTAACCTACCCGGACAGACCTTGGGATCAGGGCGGGATTGCTCATCTGgacaaagctgagcaggagcGCATCATGAAGAGCACAGAGGTGCCGCGGCACCTCTGCTGCCGCAACCCTGAGTGGCTGTTCCGCGCCTACCAGGACACAAAGGTGAACATCCCGTCTCTCATACACGTGATTAGGCAGACTGTGAAGTTTAAGCCCGGACCCAAGAAGCACAAGTGGTCTGGGAGCCTCTACCCCGGCAAAGTGAGGGATGCCAAGTGTCAGGCCTCCGTCCAGGGCACGAGTGAAGCTAAACTTGCTGTGTCCTGGCAGATCCCCTGGAATCTGAGGTATCTCAAGGTCAGAGAAGTAAAGTACGAAGTGTGGATACAAGAGCAAGGGGAAAACACTTACATGCCTTATATATTGTCCCATCAGAATCACACCTTCTCAGAAAACATTAAGCCCTTCACGATATACCTGGTGTGGATACGCTGCATCTTCAACAAAAATCTCCTGGGACCTTTTGCAGATGTGCTCTTGTGTAGTACATAA